From one Streptomyces sp. ICC1 genomic stretch:
- a CDS encoding molybdopterin cofactor-binding domain-containing protein: MAQNTRTVPAGTPTNVTQKHNKGGIGESTLRPDGTLKVTGEFAYSSDMWHEDMLWGQTLRSTVAHAEIVSIDISEALAMPGVYSVLTYDDLPAEMKNYGLEIQDTPVLANGRVRHHGEPVALVAADHPETARRAAAKIKIDYRELPLVTDEASALAPGAPLIHEGRDDHHIGHVPHPNIVHRQPIIRGNVEEARKRADVIVEGEYTFGMQDQAFLGPESGLAVPSEDGGVELYVATQWLHSDLQQIAPVLGLPPEKVRMTLSGVGGAFGGREDISMQIHACLLALATNKPVKIVYNRFESFFGHVHRHPAKLYYEHGATKDGKLTHMKCKIVLDGGAYASASPAVVGNASSLSVGPYVLEDVDIEAIALYTNNPPCGAMRGFGAVQACFAYEAQMDKLAAKLGMDPVEFRQLNAMEQGTIMPTGQVVDAPAPVAELLRRVKARPMPPERQWESAGESADVRALPGGLSNTTHGEGVVRGVGYAVGIKNVGFSEGFDDYSTARVTLEVINGEAVAMVHTAMAEVGQGGITVHAQIARTELGVTQVTIHPADTQVGSAGSTSASRQTYMTGGAVKNTCEAVREAVLEIGRRKNGSYHPAWATAELLLEGGKVVTDGGEVLADLADILEGEDAIDIELEFRHAATEPFDLVTGQGNGHVQYTFAAHRAVVEVDTELGLVKVVELATAQDVGKALNMLSVVGQIQGGTTQGLGVAIMEEIIVDPKTAKVRNPSFTDYLIPTILDTPTIPVDVLELADPKAPYGLRGMGEAPTLSSTPAVIAAIRAATGLEINKTPIRPELLTGTL, encoded by the coding sequence ATGGCCCAGAACACGCGCACGGTCCCGGCGGGTACGCCGACCAACGTCACGCAGAAGCACAACAAGGGCGGCATCGGCGAGTCCACGCTGCGCCCGGACGGCACCCTCAAGGTGACCGGTGAGTTCGCGTACTCCTCGGACATGTGGCACGAGGACATGCTGTGGGGCCAGACCCTGCGCTCCACCGTGGCCCACGCCGAGATCGTCTCGATCGACATCTCCGAGGCCCTGGCGATGCCGGGCGTCTACTCGGTGCTGACGTACGACGACCTGCCGGCCGAGATGAAGAACTACGGCCTGGAGATCCAGGACACCCCGGTTCTCGCCAACGGCCGGGTCCGTCACCACGGTGAGCCGGTCGCCCTCGTGGCCGCCGACCACCCGGAGACCGCCCGCCGCGCGGCCGCCAAGATCAAGATCGACTACCGTGAGCTGCCGCTCGTCACGGACGAGGCCTCCGCCCTCGCCCCCGGCGCGCCGCTGATCCACGAGGGCCGGGACGACCACCACATCGGTCACGTCCCGCACCCGAACATCGTGCACCGCCAGCCGATCATCCGCGGCAACGTGGAAGAGGCCCGGAAGCGCGCCGACGTCATCGTCGAGGGCGAGTACACCTTCGGCATGCAGGACCAGGCCTTCCTCGGCCCGGAGTCCGGTCTGGCCGTGCCGTCCGAGGACGGCGGTGTCGAGCTGTACGTGGCCACCCAGTGGCTGCACTCGGACCTCCAGCAGATCGCCCCGGTCCTGGGCCTGCCGCCGGAGAAGGTCCGCATGACGCTCTCGGGCGTCGGCGGTGCCTTCGGTGGCCGCGAGGACATTTCGATGCAGATCCACGCCTGCCTCCTGGCCCTGGCCACGAACAAGCCGGTCAAGATCGTCTACAACCGTTTCGAGTCCTTCTTCGGCCACGTGCACCGTCACCCGGCGAAGCTGTACTACGAGCACGGCGCCACCAAGGACGGCAAGCTCACGCACATGAAGTGCAAGATCGTCCTGGACGGCGGCGCGTACGCGTCCGCTTCCCCGGCGGTCGTGGGCAACGCCTCCTCGCTCTCGGTCGGTCCCTACGTCCTGGAGGACGTGGACATCGAGGCGATCGCGCTCTACACGAACAACCCGCCCTGTGGCGCGATGCGCGGCTTCGGCGCCGTCCAGGCCTGCTTCGCCTACGAGGCCCAGATGGACAAGCTCGCGGCGAAGCTGGGCATGGACCCGGTCGAGTTCCGCCAGCTCAACGCCATGGAGCAGGGCACGATCATGCCCACCGGCCAGGTCGTGGACGCCCCGGCGCCCGTCGCCGAGCTGCTGCGCCGGGTCAAGGCCCGTCCGATGCCGCCGGAGCGCCAGTGGGAGTCCGCCGGCGAGAGCGCGGACGTCCGCGCGCTGCCGGGCGGCCTCTCCAACACCACCCACGGCGAAGGCGTCGTCCGCGGCGTCGGCTACGCGGTCGGCATCAAGAACGTCGGCTTCTCCGAGGGCTTCGACGACTACTCCACCGCCCGCGTGACCCTCGAGGTCATCAACGGCGAGGCCGTGGCGATGGTCCACACGGCCATGGCGGAGGTCGGCCAGGGCGGCATCACCGTCCACGCGCAGATCGCCCGTACGGAGCTGGGTGTCACGCAGGTGACCATCCACCCGGCCGACACGCAGGTCGGCTCCGCCGGTTCCACGTCCGCCTCGCGGCAGACGTACATGACCGGTGGCGCCGTGAAGAACACCTGTGAGGCCGTCCGCGAGGCGGTCCTGGAGATCGGCCGGCGCAAGAACGGCTCGTACCACCCCGCGTGGGCGACCGCCGAGCTGCTCCTCGAAGGCGGAAAGGTCGTCACGGACGGCGGAGAGGTCCTCGCGGACCTCGCCGACATCCTGGAGGGCGAGGACGCGATCGACATCGAGCTCGAGTTCCGCCACGCCGCGACCGAGCCCTTCGACCTGGTCACCGGCCAGGGCAACGGTCACGTCCAGTACACCTTCGCCGCGCACCGCGCGGTCGTCGAGGTGGACACCGAGCTCGGCCTCGTCAAGGTCGTCGAGCTCGCCACCGCCCAGGACGTGGGCAAGGCGCTGAACATGCTCTCCGTGGTCGGCCAGATCCAGGGTGGTACCACCCAGGGCCTGGGCGTCGCGATCATGGAAGAGATCATCGTGGACCCGAAGACCGCGAAGGTGCGCAACCCCTCCTTCACGGACTACCTGATCCCCACCATCCTCGACACCCCGACCATCCCGGTCGACGTCCTGGAGCTCGCCGACCCGAAGGCCCCGTACGGCCTGCGCGGCATGGGCGAGGCCCCGACCCTCTCGTCCACCCCGGCCGTCATCGCGGCGATCCGGGCGGCGACCGGTCTGGAGATCAACAAGACGCCGATCCGTCCGGAACTGCTCACCGGCACCCTCTAG
- a CDS encoding (2Fe-2S)-binding protein has protein sequence MRVNFTVNGRPQEADDVWEGESLLYVLRERLGLPGSKNACEQGECGSCTVRLDGVPVCSCLVAAGQVEGRDVVTVEGLAEFAKQRDEHGHGGACGTGGGCGSKGGVTLDAAKQWQAKPGDSQTGEGVELSTIQQAFIDAGAVQCGFCTPGLLVQADALLEENPSPSDQDIRESLSGNLCRCTGYEKILDAVRLAAARQSEAV, from the coding sequence ATGCGCGTCAATTTCACTGTCAACGGCCGTCCGCAGGAAGCCGACGACGTCTGGGAGGGCGAGTCCCTCCTCTACGTCCTGCGCGAGCGCCTGGGCCTGCCCGGTTCGAAGAACGCCTGTGAGCAGGGCGAGTGCGGTTCCTGCACCGTCCGTCTCGACGGCGTGCCGGTCTGTTCCTGTCTGGTCGCGGCCGGTCAGGTCGAGGGCCGCGACGTCGTGACCGTCGAGGGCCTGGCGGAGTTCGCCAAGCAGCGCGACGAGCACGGCCACGGCGGTGCCTGCGGCACCGGCGGCGGCTGCGGCTCCAAGGGCGGCGTCACCCTGGACGCGGCCAAGCAGTGGCAGGCCAAGCCGGGCGACTCGCAGACCGGCGAGGGCGTGGAGCTCTCCACGATCCAGCAGGCGTTCATCGACGCCGGCGCGGTCCAGTGCGGTTTCTGCACCCCGGGTCTGCTCGTCCAGGCAGACGCGCTGCTGGAGGAGAACCCCTCCCCGTCCGACCAGGACATCCGTGAGTCCCTGTCCGGCAACCTCTGCCGCTGCACGGGCTACGAGAAGATCCTCGACGCGGTCCGCCTCGCGGCCGCCCGTCAGTCTGAGGCGGTCTGA
- a CDS encoding xanthine dehydrogenase family protein subunit M, producing MDFLRPASWEEALAAKAEFPTAVPIAGGTDVMVEINFDHRRPEYLLDLNRIGLLREWEVGEDVVRLGASVPYTQIMENLRTELPGLALASHTVASPQIRNRGGVGGNLGCASPAGDSHPALLAAGAEVEVESVRGSRLIPIDEFYTGVKRNALAADELIKTVHVKKADGPQQYSKVGSRNAMVIAVCAFGLALHPETRTVRTGIGSAAPTPIRAKAAEEFLGAALEEGGFWESGKVITPSIAKQFGDLASGAANPIDDVRGTAKYRRHAVGIMARRQLVWTWEQYRGSNNGRSLEGAA from the coding sequence ATGGACTTCCTTCGCCCCGCCAGCTGGGAGGAGGCGCTCGCCGCTAAGGCCGAGTTCCCCACAGCTGTGCCGATCGCGGGTGGCACCGATGTGATGGTCGAGATCAACTTCGACCACCGTCGGCCGGAGTACCTCCTGGACCTGAACCGCATCGGTCTCCTGCGGGAGTGGGAGGTCGGCGAGGACGTGGTTCGTCTGGGCGCCTCCGTCCCGTACACGCAGATCATGGAGAACCTCCGCACGGAGCTTCCGGGACTCGCGCTCGCCTCGCACACGGTCGCGTCCCCGCAGATCCGCAACCGCGGCGGTGTCGGCGGCAACCTCGGTTGCGCCTCGCCGGCCGGCGACTCCCACCCCGCGCTGCTCGCGGCGGGCGCCGAGGTCGAGGTGGAGTCCGTACGCGGATCCCGCCTGATCCCGATCGACGAGTTCTACACCGGCGTCAAGCGCAACGCGCTGGCCGCCGACGAGCTCATCAAGACCGTCCACGTCAAGAAGGCGGACGGCCCCCAGCAGTACTCCAAGGTCGGCTCCCGCAACGCGATGGTCATCGCCGTCTGCGCGTTCGGCCTGGCGCTGCACCCCGAGACCCGCACGGTCCGGACCGGCATCGGTTCGGCCGCGCCGACCCCGATCCGGGCGAAGGCCGCCGAGGAGTTCCTGGGCGCCGCGCTCGAAGAGGGCGGCTTCTGGGAGTCCGGCAAGGTCATCACCCCGTCGATCGCCAAGCAGTTCGGTGACCTCGCCTCCGGCGCGGCCAACCCGATCGACGACGTCCGCGGCACGGCGAAGTACCGCCGCCACGCGGTCGGCATCATGGCTCGCCGCCAGCTCGTCTGGACGTGGGAGCAGTACCGCGGTTCGAACAACGGCCGCTCGCTTGAAGGGGCTGCGTAA
- a CDS encoding PucR family transcriptional regulator ligand-binding domain-containing protein — protein sequence MRLRALLETEALGLRLLGGEEELDRTVRGVMTTDLRDPSRYLSGGELVLTGLAWRRNSADSEPFVRILASAGVAGLAAGEAELGDIPDDLVSACLRNRLPLFAVNEDVAFATITEYVVRQVSGERAGDLAAVVDRHRRLMTSGPAGGGPDVVLDLLTTDLDLRAWVLSPTGRQIAGAGEPLAPGVCAALASEHLAAVRTGRRGPHRISIQGITYSLFPIRGAGRGATGPAGRDVRESVLSDWLLAVEADAGDWPAERLDLLQGVTQLIAVERDRRDAARTVRRRLAQEVLELVQTGAPPAEIAARLRVAAPVLLPGLGAAPHWQVVVARVDWDGGDIAGGPVAQSLLEEILVDPSVSGPEPSDRIAVAHAGDEAIALVPLPAPTGEPGEEKGPDTALHAETLLSAVREPLAAGLADDGRLTLGVSAAVHSAEGLRGALEEARHARRVAAARPGRVCAAGHHELASHVLLLPFVPDDVRRAFTARLLDPLRDYDRRHRAELIPTLEAFLDCDGSWTRCATRLHLHVNTLRYRVGRIEQLTARDLSRLEDKLDFFLALRMS from the coding sequence ATGCGGCTGCGCGCACTGCTGGAAACCGAGGCGCTGGGGCTGCGGCTGCTCGGCGGCGAGGAAGAACTCGACCGGACGGTCCGCGGGGTCATGACGACCGACCTGCGTGATCCCAGCCGATACCTCTCCGGAGGGGAGCTGGTCCTCACTGGCCTGGCCTGGAGACGAAATTCAGCCGACTCCGAGCCGTTCGTACGAATCCTCGCGAGCGCCGGCGTGGCCGGGCTCGCGGCCGGCGAGGCCGAGCTGGGTGACATTCCCGACGACCTCGTCTCGGCGTGTCTACGCAACCGTCTGCCGTTGTTCGCCGTAAACGAAGACGTTGCATTCGCCACGATCACCGAGTATGTGGTCCGGCAGGTGTCCGGCGAGCGCGCCGGCGATCTCGCGGCCGTGGTGGACCGCCACCGCCGCCTCATGACGTCCGGTCCGGCCGGCGGCGGCCCCGACGTGGTGCTCGATCTGCTCACCACCGACCTCGATCTCCGGGCCTGGGTGCTCTCACCCACGGGCCGGCAGATCGCCGGGGCCGGGGAGCCGCTGGCGCCGGGCGTCTGCGCGGCACTGGCGAGCGAACACCTCGCGGCGGTCCGGACGGGCCGCCGGGGCCCGCACCGGATCTCCATCCAGGGTATTACCTACTCCCTCTTCCCGATCAGGGGAGCCGGGCGGGGCGCGACCGGTCCGGCCGGGCGGGACGTCCGCGAGAGCGTGCTCTCCGACTGGCTGCTCGCCGTCGAGGCCGACGCGGGCGACTGGCCCGCCGAGCGGCTCGACCTGCTCCAGGGCGTCACCCAGCTGATCGCGGTCGAGCGGGACCGCCGCGACGCGGCCCGCACCGTACGCCGCCGCCTCGCCCAGGAGGTCCTGGAGCTGGTCCAGACGGGCGCCCCGCCCGCCGAGATCGCCGCCCGCCTGCGGGTGGCCGCGCCGGTGCTCCTGCCGGGCCTGGGGGCCGCCCCGCACTGGCAGGTCGTGGTGGCCCGGGTGGACTGGGACGGCGGGGACATCGCCGGCGGACCCGTGGCCCAGTCCCTGCTGGAAGAGATCCTCGTCGACCCGTCCGTCTCCGGGCCCGAGCCCTCGGACCGGATCGCCGTCGCGCACGCCGGGGACGAGGCGATCGCCCTCGTGCCGCTGCCCGCCCCGACCGGGGAGCCCGGGGAGGAGAAGGGCCCCGACACCGCCCTGCACGCGGAGACGCTGCTCTCGGCCGTACGGGAGCCCCTGGCGGCCGGACTGGCCGACGACGGCCGGCTCACGCTGGGCGTCAGCGCGGCCGTGCACTCCGCCGAGGGGCTGCGCGGAGCCCTGGAGGAGGCCCGGCACGCCCGCCGGGTCGCGGCGGCCCGCCCGGGCCGGGTCTGCGCGGCCGGCCACCACGAGCTGGCCTCGCACGTCCTGCTGCTGCCGTTCGTCCCGGACGACGTGCGGCGCGCCTTCACCGCCCGGCTGCTCGACCCGCTGCGCGACTACGACCGCCGCCACCGCGCGGAGCTCATCCCCACGCTCGAGGCCTTCCTCGACTGCGACGGCTCGTGGACCCGCTGCGCGACGCGGCTGCACCTACACGTCAACACGCTGAGGTACCGGGTCGGGCGAATCGAGCAGTTGACGGCGCGGGACCTTTCCCGGCTGGAGGACAAGCTCGACTTCTTCCTCGCACTGCGGATGAGCTGA
- a CDS encoding GNAT family N-acetyltransferase, with translation MTSGSVGPLSVTLCRDPRQFAALEEPWNRLVRGCPTATPFQSHAWLHSWWLSYGKDGRLRIVLVRRGEELVGAAALMLVHRPLPLLVPIGGGITDYFDVLVAAGQAEQVVPALARGLHRAARGAVVDLREVRPGAAAEAVYEAWPGIGSKLTDSTCMELPVLPFDELVKRMPASGAQRVRAKLRKTDAAGIEEHEVTEQEVPRAVRTLLRLHEKQWRGRGVTPEHLKPRFAEHLTRATRRMVRAGEGRLAEFRLDGKVVAANLTLLSGALSGGYLYGADPDLRDRKVDVATLLLRYETGRALAEGRPVVSFLRGNEPYKNHWRPETVVNQRFLMATSALAPLLRLHESQVAGRERAVDVLREALPAARDWRARLNELRVR, from the coding sequence ATGACGTCGGGCTCCGTCGGGCCCCTGTCGGTGACGCTGTGCCGCGACCCCCGGCAGTTCGCCGCGCTGGAGGAGCCGTGGAACCGGCTCGTCCGCGGCTGTCCCACCGCCACTCCGTTCCAGAGCCACGCCTGGCTGCACTCCTGGTGGCTGTCCTACGGCAAGGACGGCCGGCTGCGGATCGTCCTCGTACGGCGCGGGGAGGAACTGGTCGGCGCCGCCGCGCTGATGCTCGTACACCGGCCGCTGCCGCTCCTCGTACCGATCGGTGGGGGCATCACCGACTACTTCGACGTGCTGGTCGCGGCCGGCCAGGCCGAACAGGTCGTCCCGGCGCTGGCCCGCGGCCTGCACCGGGCCGCCCGCGGCGCGGTCGTCGACCTGCGCGAGGTGCGGCCCGGCGCCGCGGCCGAGGCGGTGTACGAGGCGTGGCCCGGGATCGGCAGCAAGTTGACCGACTCCACCTGCATGGAGCTGCCCGTGCTGCCGTTCGACGAGCTGGTCAAACGGATGCCGGCCTCGGGCGCGCAGCGGGTGCGGGCCAAGCTCCGCAAGACGGACGCGGCCGGCATCGAGGAGCACGAGGTCACCGAGCAGGAAGTGCCGCGCGCGGTACGGACCCTGCTGCGGCTGCACGAGAAGCAGTGGCGCGGCCGCGGGGTGACCCCCGAGCACCTCAAGCCGCGCTTCGCCGAGCACCTGACCCGGGCCACCCGGCGGATGGTGCGCGCCGGGGAGGGCCGGCTGGCCGAGTTCCGGCTCGACGGGAAGGTGGTCGCGGCCAACCTCACGCTGTTGTCGGGCGCGCTCAGCGGCGGCTACCTCTACGGGGCCGATCCGGACCTGCGCGACCGGAAGGTCGACGTGGCGACGCTGCTGCTGCGCTACGAGACCGGCCGCGCGCTCGCCGAGGGCCGCCCGGTGGTGAGCTTCCTGCGCGGCAACGAGCCGTACAAGAACCACTGGCGGCCGGAGACGGTGGTCAACCAGCGCTTCCTGATGGCCACCTCCGCGCTCGCGCCCCTGCTGCGACTGCACGAGTCGCAGGTGGCGGGGCGCGAGCGGGCGGTGGACGTACTGCGGGAGGCGCTGCCGGCCGCCAGGGACTGGCGGGCGCGGCTCAACGAACTGCGGGTCCGATGA
- a CDS encoding lipopolysaccharide biosynthesis protein — protein MADTADQKKSTHRRRVRLLPPPAWWPLPAAALLGLAAGGAYGVLKAPEYAATSYVVAVPDDTTEPATALGFAQAYARIATSSSTLAYAQPRAGVGVQQLRTQVRAETSPESPMIAITGTAKSAGEAADIANAVADALSLSSNQAAKNTGVQLLLFNQAVAPSEPASASPTLSGAVGLCAGGLLGGLWMLARPARRKDGREGGAEDSGAVTAPEFASLPAQGDHSETKEKESVR, from the coding sequence ATGGCTGACACCGCCGACCAGAAGAAGTCCACCCACCGTCGCCGGGTCCGGCTGCTGCCGCCCCCCGCGTGGTGGCCGCTGCCGGCCGCGGCCCTGCTGGGGCTGGCCGCGGGCGGGGCGTACGGGGTGCTCAAGGCCCCCGAGTACGCCGCCACCAGCTACGTCGTCGCGGTTCCCGACGACACCACCGAGCCGGCCACCGCGCTGGGCTTCGCCCAGGCCTACGCCCGCATCGCCACCAGCAGCTCCACCCTCGCGTACGCCCAGCCCCGCGCGGGCGTCGGCGTACAGCAGCTGCGCACGCAGGTCCGCGCCGAGACCTCCCCCGAGTCCCCGATGATCGCCATCACCGGGACGGCGAAGAGCGCGGGCGAGGCCGCCGACATCGCGAACGCGGTGGCCGACGCCCTGTCGCTGAGCAGCAACCAGGCCGCCAAGAACACCGGCGTGCAGCTGCTCCTCTTCAACCAGGCCGTCGCGCCCTCCGAGCCGGCCTCGGCCTCGCCCACCCTCAGCGGGGCGGTCGGCCTGTGCGCCGGCGGACTCCTGGGCGGCCTGTGGATGCTCGCCCGGCCCGCGCGCCGCAAGGACGGGCGCGAGGGCGGCGCCGAGGACTCCGGCGCCGTCACCGCCCCGGAGTTCGCCTCGCTTCCCGCGCAGGGCGACCACAGCGAGACCAAGGAGAAGGAGTCCGTGCGATGA
- a CDS encoding glycosyltransferase, producing the protein MSPDKVLHVITGLGVGGAEQQLRLLLRHMPMRCDVLTLTNPGPVAEGLRADGVRVVHLGMRGNRDLGALPRMVTFIRRGRYDLVHTHLYRACVYGRLAARIAGVGASVATEHSLGEGEIEGRPLTGGVRALYLASERLGAATVAVSDTVAARLEAWGVPAGRVHVVPNGIEAVRFRFDEGVRRATRARTGLPERAFVVGGVGRLVPGKRFDALVRAVAALPGAHLLLAGDGPERASLRLLAAELGAQSRIHLLGERDPLGDSADGRTPGIPALLAAMDVFVSPSREEAFGLAVVEALAAGLPVLHVTCPAIDDLPPSQAPGARRIGTGAEELVAALRGHMEAGAMRLPPPGVVRRYDIARSAGQLLSVYDQALTTAPGRAWGHVPAPAGSRSGVGTTRPGTAPLPEAGPRTPAPQTPAGLDVPAAGRESRVGPQAAAGAVGRAGDGSPEPARGGENG; encoded by the coding sequence GTGAGCCCGGACAAGGTGCTGCACGTCATCACGGGACTGGGCGTCGGCGGCGCCGAGCAGCAACTGCGGCTGCTGCTGCGCCACATGCCGATGCGCTGCGACGTCCTGACGCTCACCAACCCCGGGCCGGTGGCCGAGGGACTGCGGGCGGACGGGGTCCGGGTCGTGCACCTGGGGATGCGCGGCAACCGCGACCTGGGGGCGCTGCCCAGGATGGTCACCTTCATCCGGCGCGGCCGGTACGACCTGGTCCACACGCACCTGTACCGGGCCTGCGTGTACGGGCGCCTCGCGGCCCGGATCGCCGGGGTCGGCGCGAGCGTGGCCACCGAACACTCCCTGGGGGAGGGCGAGATCGAGGGCCGGCCGCTGACCGGCGGGGTGCGCGCGCTGTACCTGGCGAGCGAACGGCTCGGCGCCGCGACGGTGGCCGTCTCGGACACGGTGGCGGCCCGGCTGGAGGCCTGGGGCGTGCCGGCCGGGCGGGTGCACGTGGTGCCGAACGGGATCGAGGCCGTGCGGTTCCGCTTCGACGAGGGCGTACGGCGGGCCACGCGAGCCCGGACCGGGCTGCCCGAGCGGGCCTTCGTCGTCGGCGGTGTCGGGCGGCTCGTGCCGGGCAAGCGGTTCGACGCGCTCGTGCGGGCGGTGGCGGCCCTGCCGGGGGCGCACCTGCTGCTGGCCGGGGACGGCCCGGAGCGCGCCTCGCTGCGGCTGCTCGCCGCGGAGCTGGGCGCGCAGAGCCGGATCCACCTGCTGGGGGAGCGGGACCCGCTGGGCGACAGCGCGGACGGGCGGACCCCCGGGATCCCGGCGCTGCTCGCCGCGATGGACGTCTTCGTCTCGCCCTCGCGGGAGGAGGCGTTCGGGCTGGCGGTGGTCGAGGCGCTCGCCGCCGGGCTGCCGGTGCTGCACGTGACCTGCCCGGCGATCGACGACCTGCCGCCGAGCCAGGCGCCGGGGGCGCGGCGGATCGGCACGGGCGCGGAGGAGCTGGTCGCCGCACTGCGCGGGCACATGGAGGCGGGCGCGATGCGGCTGCCGCCGCCGGGGGTGGTGCGGCGCTACGACATCGCGCGCAGCGCGGGGCAACTGCTGTCGGTCTACGACCAGGCCCTGACCACGGCTCCGGGCCGGGCCTGGGGCCACGTCCCCGCCCCGGCGGGGTCCCGCTCCGGGGTGGGGACCACTCGCCCGGGCACGGCGCCGCTGCCGGAGGCCGGCCCCCGGACCCCCGCGCCTCAAACTCCGGCGGGGCTGGATGTGCCCGCCGCCGGGAGGGAATCCCGGGTGGGGCCGCAGGCGGCGGCCGGCGCCGTGGGGCGGGCCGGCGACGGCTCGCCGGAGCCCGCCCGGGGCGGAGAGAACGGCTGA